One window of Paludibacter propionicigenes WB4 genomic DNA carries:
- a CDS encoding tetratricopeptide repeat protein, protein MKKVLLITICLLTQLLAMAQWNTDRIMAIGQNALYFEDYVLSIQYFNQVIKIKPYLAEPYLNRAIAKIQLGDYQGADKDCSTAIEINPFLPQAYYARGFARRKMNFDKEAIVDFSKALEFSPNSLYLIMNRLDARVNIKDYDGAMKDVEEYQKLSPKTHSILYEKGRIQLEQKDTLGAAKTFELFIQKDSANCLAWSSRAILRMQMNDLDGALKDYSEAIKRNSTYVGDYINRGIINVERKNYNQALKDYDSAVKLDKSNALAYYNRGLLRANLGDNNNALTDLNTVLKLDSANTEALLRKAMLEQTIGEYRNAIKDYKTIISRYNYFIPAYLGVAEAEAALGNQKGAFQYRQLASNIEKNKDYINRKNKENIQAKNKLAENSQKSSTSRKTELFNRFAVDNNADNTDSESKYSTETRGAVQDKYTDVVNERGFVLSYYAKADETRHTNLYHPAIDSYNKKNKLSSILKITNNELVLTAELIDMHFNIINQLSQKIASDANNADLYFSRSLEFTLVQDYKSALDDLNKVLLLRPDFMLAYFCRANVRNKSLEFNKIQEFNNNPSVDNSKKKTASDNQSVFETEMILRDYEKAIELNPDFDFAYFNRANVLCTQKDFQNAIANYTKSIEIDPDFAEAYFNRGLTYLFIGEDTKGLSDLSKAGELGIYKAYNLIQRFKK, encoded by the coding sequence TTGAAAAAAGTATTATTAATTACAATCTGTCTTTTGACGCAGCTTTTGGCTATGGCACAATGGAATACTGATCGTATCATGGCTATTGGCCAGAATGCTCTGTATTTCGAAGACTATGTATTGTCTATTCAGTACTTTAATCAGGTGATAAAAATTAAGCCGTATTTAGCCGAACCATATTTAAACAGAGCCATTGCAAAAATACAACTTGGAGATTATCAGGGAGCTGATAAAGATTGTTCTACAGCGATAGAAATTAATCCTTTTTTGCCTCAGGCTTATTATGCCCGAGGTTTTGCTCGCAGAAAAATGAATTTCGACAAGGAAGCTATAGTCGATTTTTCTAAGGCTCTCGAGTTCAGTCCCAACAGTTTGTACCTAATAATGAACCGGCTTGATGCCAGAGTCAATATTAAGGATTATGATGGTGCTATGAAAGATGTGGAGGAATACCAAAAATTAAGTCCCAAAACACATTCTATTTTATACGAAAAAGGAAGAATTCAACTTGAACAAAAAGACACACTTGGAGCTGCCAAAACATTTGAACTTTTTATTCAAAAAGATAGTGCAAATTGTTTGGCCTGGAGTTCACGCGCCATTCTGCGTATGCAAATGAATGATTTGGATGGTGCATTGAAAGATTATTCTGAAGCAATAAAGCGAAACTCTACGTATGTAGGCGATTATATTAACCGAGGAATTATTAATGTCGAAAGGAAGAATTATAATCAGGCATTAAAAGATTATGATTCAGCGGTTAAGCTAGACAAAAGTAATGCGTTAGCCTATTATAATCGTGGTTTATTAAGAGCCAATCTGGGAGACAATAATAATGCTCTGACAGATTTGAATACAGTACTCAAACTCGATTCAGCAAATACAGAAGCTTTACTCCGTAAGGCTATGCTGGAACAGACGATAGGCGAATACAGAAATGCAATAAAGGATTACAAAACAATTATTTCCAGATACAATTATTTTATTCCTGCATATCTGGGCGTGGCTGAAGCTGAAGCTGCGCTAGGCAATCAAAAGGGAGCATTTCAATACAGACAACTGGCAAGCAATATTGAAAAAAATAAAGATTATATAAACAGAAAGAATAAGGAAAATATTCAAGCCAAGAATAAGTTGGCCGAGAATTCACAAAAAAGCTCTACAAGCCGTAAAACCGAACTGTTTAATCGATTTGCTGTTGATAATAATGCAGATAATACAGACAGTGAATCAAAATATTCAACCGAAACGCGTGGAGCTGTTCAGGATAAATACACTGATGTGGTTAACGAACGAGGTTTTGTGTTGAGCTATTATGCAAAAGCAGATGAAACCCGCCATACAAACCTATATCATCCTGCAATTGATTCATATAATAAGAAAAACAAGCTTAGCTCGATTCTGAAAATTACTAACAATGAACTGGTACTGACAGCCGAACTGATTGATATGCATTTTAATATTATCAATCAGTTATCGCAAAAGATAGCTTCGGATGCAAATAATGCTGATTTGTATTTCAGTCGTTCACTTGAGTTTACGCTAGTTCAAGACTATAAAAGTGCTCTTGATGATTTAAACAAGGTGTTGTTACTCAGACCTGATTTTATGCTGGCCTATTTCTGCAGAGCTAATGTACGGAATAAATCACTTGAATTTAATAAAATACAGGAATTCAATAACAATCCGTCGGTAGATAATTCAAAAAAGAAAACAGCTTCAGACAATCAATCTGTGTTTGAAACAGAGATGATTTTGCGTGATTATGAGAAAGCTATTGAACTGAATCCTGATTTTGATTTTGCCTATTTTAATAGAGCGAATGTATTATGTACACAGAAAGATTTCCAGAATGCTATCGCCAACTACACAAAAAGTATAGAGATAGATCCGGATTTTGCTGAAGCTTATTTCAACAGAGGCTTGACTTATTTGTTTATAGGCGAAGACACCAAAGGGTTAAGCGATTTGAGTAAAGCCGGTGAATTAGGTATATACAAAGCTTATAACCTGATTCAACGTTTCAAGAAATAG